The following coding sequences are from one Leptospira mayottensis 200901116 window:
- a CDS encoding TerB family tellurite resistance protein, producing the protein MENLSSLASKVLPGHEFYEKFREEMNPEQEIFHLKMNYAKVLVSIWSYSCMADGIFHQKEGSLVGQMVKALFEEDCIFFDHQGEKTSIISELSDVFENPLPVKTVRNFSEGNPIMAAGFYEDACVIVSMDGALTKKEREFLDDLAKELEISSMDKKNIESRILEKKK; encoded by the coding sequence ATGGAAAATCTTTCATCCCTTGCAAGTAAAGTCCTGCCGGGACATGAATTCTATGAAAAGTTCAGAGAAGAAATGAACCCGGAACAAGAGATATTCCATTTGAAGATGAACTATGCAAAGGTTCTCGTCAGCATTTGGTCTTATTCCTGTATGGCCGACGGAATCTTTCATCAAAAAGAAGGAAGTCTTGTTGGGCAGATGGTGAAAGCGCTGTTTGAGGAAGATTGTATCTTCTTCGATCATCAAGGCGAAAAAACTTCCATCATCAGCGAGTTATCGGACGTGTTTGAAAATCCTCTTCCCGTAAAAACGGTTCGTAATTTTTCGGAAGGAAATCCGATCATGGCGGCCGGTTTTTACGAAGACGCCTGCGTCATCGTTTCGATGGACGGAGCTCTTACAAAAAAAGAAAGGGAGTTCTTGGATGATCTCGCGAAGGAACTCGAAATATCTTCGATGGATAAGAAGAATATCGAAAGTAGAATTCTTGAGAAAAAGAAGTAA
- the metG gene encoding methionine--tRNA ligase, with protein MNSSSIQRKILVTSALPYANGPIHLGHVLEGIQTDIWVRFQKAIGNECYFFCADDTHGTPVMLAALKEKITPEQLIERVGQEHYADLTSFGINYDNYDSTHSKANQEISKNIYLKLKEKGHISKRSIEQAYCEKDRMFLPDRFIKGTCPNCNSKNQYGDNCEVCGTTYNPKDLIDSHCALCGTPPVIKNSDHIFFKLGNFHKKTEQSNVDFDLQSWIETSEAVSESEGVKKKLKEWFDAGLQDWDISRDGPYFGFEIPGERNKYFYVWLDAPVGYMASSKNFFDKNFPNEPNKFDSFWKDKNSEIVHFIGKDILYFHTLFWPAMLEGSGYRSPSKIHVHGFIGVNGEKMSKSRGTFIKAKTFVKFLDAEHLRFYLAAKLGPGMDDIDLSFDDFVNKVNADLVGNLINSVSRVSTTILDTLDRTLGTVSEEGLALLEEILTQPVKAGTGDNSIQNIIKIAYEQRNYAKVMREITRLGDRVNRYVNDNAPWKLIKENPEKAREVVTVVLNASRFLAIYLYPVVPKISEQIYKLLNLKGSPEFKDLDKSKILEKTKINPYEMLTKRVDEKAIKVMLEENKQSEYPKKEEISKSSDKEEQIEISIEELSKVELRVGEIVEAESVEGADKLVNVKVDLGELGIKNVFAGIKIAYQPENLKGLKVVVVANLKPRKMKFGISEAMLLASGEGESLSLFVPHKDAKPGDRLK; from the coding sequence GTGAACTCTTCTTCCATTCAAAGAAAGATATTAGTTACTTCCGCACTTCCTTATGCAAACGGACCGATCCATTTAGGTCACGTATTGGAAGGTATTCAAACGGATATTTGGGTTCGCTTTCAAAAAGCGATTGGAAACGAATGTTATTTTTTCTGTGCAGACGATACGCATGGAACTCCCGTAATGTTGGCAGCACTCAAAGAGAAAATAACTCCGGAACAACTTATCGAAAGAGTTGGACAAGAACATTATGCAGATCTAACCTCTTTCGGAATTAATTACGATAATTATGATTCCACACATTCAAAAGCGAATCAAGAAATTTCCAAAAATATTTACCTGAAATTGAAAGAGAAAGGCCATATTTCGAAAAGAAGTATCGAACAAGCCTACTGTGAAAAGGATCGAATGTTTCTTCCCGATCGTTTTATTAAAGGCACCTGTCCCAATTGTAACTCGAAAAATCAATACGGAGACAACTGCGAGGTTTGCGGGACGACATATAATCCGAAAGATTTGATCGATTCCCACTGCGCTTTATGTGGAACTCCTCCCGTCATTAAAAACTCGGATCATATCTTTTTTAAACTCGGAAACTTTCATAAAAAGACAGAACAATCGAATGTGGATTTCGATTTACAATCATGGATAGAAACGAGCGAAGCTGTTTCCGAATCAGAAGGAGTTAAAAAGAAATTAAAAGAATGGTTCGACGCAGGGCTGCAAGACTGGGACATCTCCAGGGACGGACCTTATTTCGGCTTCGAAATTCCAGGTGAGAGAAATAAATATTTTTACGTTTGGTTAGATGCTCCCGTCGGCTACATGGCTTCCTCCAAAAACTTCTTTGACAAGAATTTTCCGAACGAACCGAACAAATTCGATTCCTTTTGGAAGGATAAAAATTCGGAAATCGTCCACTTTATCGGTAAGGATATATTATACTTTCATACTTTATTTTGGCCCGCGATGTTGGAAGGAAGCGGTTATAGATCACCTTCTAAAATTCACGTTCACGGTTTTATCGGAGTAAATGGAGAAAAGATGTCCAAATCTCGCGGCACTTTCATCAAAGCGAAGACGTTCGTGAAATTCTTGGATGCGGAACACCTTCGTTTTTACCTAGCCGCAAAATTAGGTCCCGGAATGGACGATATCGATCTTTCTTTTGATGATTTCGTAAATAAAGTCAACGCGGATTTAGTCGGGAACTTAATCAATTCCGTTTCTAGAGTTTCCACCACAATTTTAGATACATTGGATCGAACGTTAGGAACCGTTTCCGAAGAAGGACTCGCGCTCCTTGAGGAAATTCTGACTCAACCAGTTAAAGCGGGCACGGGAGACAACTCAATTCAAAACATTATAAAAATTGCGTATGAACAAAGAAATTATGCGAAAGTTATGAGGGAAATCACCCGTTTGGGAGATCGAGTAAATCGTTACGTAAACGATAACGCCCCTTGGAAACTTATCAAAGAAAATCCAGAAAAAGCGAGAGAAGTCGTGACGGTCGTTTTGAATGCAAGCAGATTTCTAGCGATTTATCTCTACCCCGTTGTCCCGAAAATTTCAGAACAAATATATAAGTTACTGAATTTGAAAGGATCTCCCGAATTCAAAGATCTGGATAAATCTAAAATATTAGAAAAAACGAAAATAAATCCGTACGAAATGCTCACCAAACGTGTGGACGAAAAGGCAATCAAAGTTATGTTGGAAGAAAACAAACAATCCGAATATCCGAAAAAAGAAGAAATTTCCAAATCTTCCGATAAGGAAGAACAAATTGAAATTTCGATCGAAGAACTCTCTAAGGTAGAATTAAGAGTCGGCGAAATCGTGGAAGCGGAATCAGTCGAAGGAGCGGATAAACTCGTAAATGTAAAAGTGGATCTCGGTGAACTCGGGATTAAAAACGTTTTTGCGGGTATCAAAATCGCATATCAACCGGAAAATCTCAAAGGTTTGAAAGTTGTCGTTGTTGCCAATCTCAAACCGAGAAAAATGAAGTTTGGAATTTCAGAGGCGATGTTGCTTGCTTCCGGCGAAGGAGAATCCTTGAGTTTATTCGTTCCTCATAAGGATGCTAAACCGGGAGATCGATTGAAATAA